In Cydia splendana chromosome 3, ilCydSple1.2, whole genome shotgun sequence, one DNA window encodes the following:
- the LOC134806426 gene encoding uncharacterized protein LOC134806426 isoform X3, with protein MKRIRNLNILMWPNLRTLRLSNEGINIAKTKRQRIKNLRIVCNRLLDICNKQESEESLYDRITAARRDSCVTSTMYVHQRKRIKKRQKSKRKKKIEHTYELAQLPQVDVQEDTDEEGPSTHRGTKPVRDLSPLRIERAMLVQRFVKERQNLKKLENAPTPRVNDTPRRVSSPKQKKDTDTVQQETTSLDIDDGHFTHRGTKSLRDLDSPRIEGTNPIQRFENEGQNLEKISTPQPVESDEKLGDARCKEVKKTQNRRKSLATPSPPPRVNGTSRRVSTPKHKKTGQVRVGHAFQGYISPTHA; from the exons ATGAAAAGGATAAGGAACCTGAACATCCTAATGTGGCCAAACCTAAG AACCTTAAGGCTGAGTAACGAGGGCATAAACATAGCCAAGACTAAGAGACAACGCATCAAGAACCTGAGGATCGTCTGCAACCGGCTGCTGGACATTTGCAACAAGCAGGAGTCAGAGGAAAGCTTGTATGATCGG ATCACCGCTGCCCGCCGCGATTCCTGCGTAACCTCAACAATGTACGTCCATCAACGAAAGcgtattaaaaaacgtcaaaagtCAAAAAGGAAAAAGAAGATCGAACATACTTACGAACTAGCACAACTACCACAAGTCGATGTTCAAGAAGACACCGACGAAGAAGGCCCTTCTACGCACCGGGGGACGAAACCTGTTAGAGATTTGAGTCCTCTGAGAATCGAGAGAGCAATGCTCGTTCAGCGGTTTGTTAAAGAACggcaaaatttaaaaaagcttGAAAATGCACCGACGCCGCGCGTAAATGACACCCCGAGAAGGGTATCTAGTCCTAAACAGAAAAAAGATACTGATACTGTTCAACAAGAAACGACTTCTCTTGACATCGACGACGGCCATTTTACGCACCGGGGTACGAAATCCCTTAGAGATTTGGATTCTCCGAGAATAGAGGGAACAAACCCCATTCAGCGGTTTGAAAACGAAGGACAAAATTTAGAAAAGATTTCTACACCTCAGCCTGTTGAATCCGATGAAAAACTCGGAGACGCCCGTTGCAAAGAAGTTAAGAAAACACAAAACAGAAGAAAATCATTAGCGACCCCGTCACCGCCGCCGCGCGTAAATGGCACCTCGAGAAGGGTATCTACtcctaaacataaaaaaaccggtcaagtgcgagtcggacacgcgttccaagggtacataagtccgactcacgcttga
- the LOC134806426 gene encoding uncharacterized protein LOC134806426 isoform X1 encodes MSMSTQSSHSKDSYAQRRELFKNIWDTAVKLDEKDKEPEHPNVAKPKVIKTLRLSNEGINIAKTKRQRIKNLRIVCNRLLDICNKQESEESLYDRITAARRDSCVTSTMYVHQRKRIKKRQKSKRKKKIEHTYELAQLPQVDVQEDTDEEGPSTHRGTKPVRDLSPLRIERAMLVQRFVKERQNLKKLENAPTPRVNDTPRRVSSPKQKKDTDTVQQETTSLDIDDGHFTHRGTKSLRDLDSPRIEGTNPIQRFENEGQNLEKISTPQPVESDEKLGDARCKEVKKTQNRRKSLATPSPPPRVNGTSRRVSTPKHKKTGQVRVGHAFQGYISPTHA; translated from the exons ATGAGCATGAGCACACAGTCGAGCCACAGTAAGGACAGTTATGCTCAACGCAGAGAGTTGTTTAAGAACATATGGGATACAGCGGTGAAATTGGATGAAAAGGATAAGGAACCTGAACATCCTAATGTGGCCAAACCTAAGGTGATTAA AACCTTAAGGCTGAGTAACGAGGGCATAAACATAGCCAAGACTAAGAGACAACGCATCAAGAACCTGAGGATCGTCTGCAACCGGCTGCTGGACATTTGCAACAAGCAGGAGTCAGAGGAAAGCTTGTATGATCGG ATCACCGCTGCCCGCCGCGATTCCTGCGTAACCTCAACAATGTACGTCCATCAACGAAAGcgtattaaaaaacgtcaaaagtCAAAAAGGAAAAAGAAGATCGAACATACTTACGAACTAGCACAACTACCACAAGTCGATGTTCAAGAAGACACCGACGAAGAAGGCCCTTCTACGCACCGGGGGACGAAACCTGTTAGAGATTTGAGTCCTCTGAGAATCGAGAGAGCAATGCTCGTTCAGCGGTTTGTTAAAGAACggcaaaatttaaaaaagcttGAAAATGCACCGACGCCGCGCGTAAATGACACCCCGAGAAGGGTATCTAGTCCTAAACAGAAAAAAGATACTGATACTGTTCAACAAGAAACGACTTCTCTTGACATCGACGACGGCCATTTTACGCACCGGGGTACGAAATCCCTTAGAGATTTGGATTCTCCGAGAATAGAGGGAACAAACCCCATTCAGCGGTTTGAAAACGAAGGACAAAATTTAGAAAAGATTTCTACACCTCAGCCTGTTGAATCCGATGAAAAACTCGGAGACGCCCGTTGCAAAGAAGTTAAGAAAACACAAAACAGAAGAAAATCATTAGCGACCCCGTCACCGCCGCCGCGCGTAAATGGCACCTCGAGAAGGGTATCTACtcctaaacataaaaaaaccggtcaagtgcgagtcggacacgcgttccaagggtacataagtccgactcacgcttga
- the LOC134806645 gene encoding uncharacterized protein LOC134806645: MPGKYDPNTLWVALNELGEGDIFQVYPRLLAELLLEEEAARQDGDTSEAERLVLPSDKEWRLQQYFLLVAMQKGLELETVL, translated from the coding sequence ATGCCAGGCAAATACGATCCAAACACTCTCTGGGTCGCCCTCAACGAGCTCGGCGAAGGAGACATCTTCCAAGTATACCCCCGTCTCCTGGCGGAATTGCTGCTTGAGGAGGAGGCAGCGAGGCAGGATGGAGACACCAGTGAAGCGGAGAGGCTCGTGCTGCCGAGCGACAAGGAGTGGCGGCTGCAGCAGTACTTCCTGCTGGTGGCAATGCAGAAGGGTCTAGAGTTGGAGACCGTATTGTGA
- the LOC134806426 gene encoding uncharacterized protein LOC134806426 isoform X2, which produces MSMSTQSSHSKDSYAQRRELFKNIWDTAVKLDEKDKEPEHPNVAKPKVIKTLRLSNEGINIAKTKRQRIKNLRIVCNRLLDICNKQESEESLYDRITAARRDSCVTSTMYVHQRKRIKKRQKSKRKKKIEHTYELAQLPQVDVQEDTDEEGPSTHRGTKPVRDLSPLRIERAMLVQRFVKERQNLKKLENAPTPRVNDTPRRVSSPKQKKDTDTVQQETTSLDIDDGHFTHRGTKSLRDLDSPRIEGTNPIQRFENEGQNLEKISTPQPVESDEKLGDARCKEVKKTQNRRKSLATPSPPPRVNGTSRRKSPRPRKWCPIGTINLNENWK; this is translated from the exons ATGAGCATGAGCACACAGTCGAGCCACAGTAAGGACAGTTATGCTCAACGCAGAGAGTTGTTTAAGAACATATGGGATACAGCGGTGAAATTGGATGAAAAGGATAAGGAACCTGAACATCCTAATGTGGCCAAACCTAAGGTGATTAA AACCTTAAGGCTGAGTAACGAGGGCATAAACATAGCCAAGACTAAGAGACAACGCATCAAGAACCTGAGGATCGTCTGCAACCGGCTGCTGGACATTTGCAACAAGCAGGAGTCAGAGGAAAGCTTGTATGATCGG ATCACCGCTGCCCGCCGCGATTCCTGCGTAACCTCAACAATGTACGTCCATCAACGAAAGcgtattaaaaaacgtcaaaagtCAAAAAGGAAAAAGAAGATCGAACATACTTACGAACTAGCACAACTACCACAAGTCGATGTTCAAGAAGACACCGACGAAGAAGGCCCTTCTACGCACCGGGGGACGAAACCTGTTAGAGATTTGAGTCCTCTGAGAATCGAGAGAGCAATGCTCGTTCAGCGGTTTGTTAAAGAACggcaaaatttaaaaaagcttGAAAATGCACCGACGCCGCGCGTAAATGACACCCCGAGAAGGGTATCTAGTCCTAAACAGAAAAAAGATACTGATACTGTTCAACAAGAAACGACTTCTCTTGACATCGACGACGGCCATTTTACGCACCGGGGTACGAAATCCCTTAGAGATTTGGATTCTCCGAGAATAGAGGGAACAAACCCCATTCAGCGGTTTGAAAACGAAGGACAAAATTTAGAAAAGATTTCTACACCTCAGCCTGTTGAATCCGATGAAAAACTCGGAGACGCCCGTTGCAAAGAAGTTAAGAAAACACAAAACAGAAGAAAATCATTAGCGACCCCGTCACCGCCGCCGCGCGTAAATGGCACCTCGAGAAGG AAGTCACCGCGTCCCCGTAAGTGGTGCCCCATTGGGACTATTAACTTGAACGAGAACTGGAAATAA